A single region of the Chelmon rostratus isolate fCheRos1 chromosome 5, fCheRos1.pri, whole genome shotgun sequence genome encodes:
- the pptc7a gene encoding protein phosphatase PTC7 homolog, with translation MLSVLSYGRLVARAVIGGLSQTDSRDYSLVTASCGFGKDFRKGILKKGMCYGDDACFIARHRSADVLGVADGVGGWRDYGVDPSQFSGTLMKTCERLVKEGRFVPSNPVGVLTTSYYELLQNKVPLLGSSTACIVVLDRQSHRLHTANLGDSGFLVVRGGEVVHRSDEQQHYFNTPFQLSIAPPGAEGAVLSDSPDAADSSSFDVQLGDIILTATDGLFDNMPDYMILQELKKLKNTNYESIQQTARSIAEQAHVLAYDPNYMSPFAQFACDNGLNVRGGKPDDITVLLSIVAEYTD, from the exons ATGTTGTCCGTGCTGTCGTACGGTAGACTGGTTGCCAGAGCTGTCATCGGCGGACTTTCTCAGACAGACAGCCGCGACTACAGCCTGGTGACAGCGAGCTGCGGCTTCGGCAAGGATTTCCGCAAAGGTATCCTGAAGAAGGGGATGTGCTATGGGGACGACGCGTGCTTCATCGCCCGACATAGATCCGCTGATGTTTTGG GTGTAGCAGATGGAGTAGGTGGCTGGCGGGACTATGGAGTGGACCCATCGCAGTTTTCAGGTACACTGATGAAGACATGTGAGAGACTGGTGAAGGAAGGACGCTTTGTCCCCAGCAACCCGGTGGGGGTCCTCACAACCAGCTACtatgagctgctgcagaacaaagtGCCACTCCTGG GTAGCAGCACGGCCTGCATTGTGGTTTTGGACCGGCAGAGTCACCGGCTGCACACAGCCAACCTGGGAGACTCAGGCTTTCTGGTGGTCCGGGGAGGGGAGGTGGTCCACCGCTCAGACGAGCAGCAGCACTACTTCAACACGCCCTTCCAGCTGTCCATCGCTCCCCCAGGGGCCGAAGGGGCTGTCCTCAGTGACAG ccCTGACGCAGCAGACAGTTCCTCCTTCGACGTCCAGCTGGGTGATATCATCCTCACTGCCACCGATGGGCTGTTCGACAACATGCCGGACTACATGATCCTGCAAGAGCTGAAGAAACTCAAG AACACAAACTATGAGAGCATCCAGCAGACTGCCCGGAGCATCGCAGAGCAGGCCCACGTCCTGGCGTATGACCCCAACTACATGTCGCCTTTCGCACAGTTTGCCTGTGACAACGGACTGAATGTTAGAG GAGGAAAGCCAGATGACatcacagtgctgctgtcaaTAGTGGCAGAATACACCGActag
- the LOC121606518 gene encoding ubiquitin-conjugating enzyme E2 G1-like, which produces MTEQSALLLRKQLAELNKNPVEGFSAGLIDDDDIYKWEVVIIGPQDTLFEGGFFKAYLTFPYDYPLRPPKMKFITEIWHPNVAKNGDVCISILHEPGEDKFGYEKPEERWLPIHTVETIMISVISMLADPNSDSPANVDAAKEWREDPNGEFKRKVARCVRKSQEMAFD; this is translated from the exons ATGACCGAACAATCAGCATTACTTCTTCGAAAACAACTGGCAG AGCTCAACAAGAACCCCGTGGAGGGCTTTTCAGCTGGTCTGATAGATGATGACGACATATATAAATGGGAAGTTGTGATCATTGGTCCACAAGATACCCTTTT TGAAGGAGGGTTTTTCAAAGCATACCTAACCTTTCCCTATGATTATCCACTACGGCCTCCAAAGATGAAGTTCATCACTGAAATCTGGCACCCAAATG TTGCGAAGAATGGGGATGTTTGCATCTCAATTCTGCACGAGCCAGGAGAAGATAAGTTTGGTTATGAAAAGCCTGAGGAGCGCTGGCTTCCGATCCACACGGTAGAGACAATCATGATTAGCGTTATCTCCATGCTGGCAGATCCCAACAGCGACTCACCAGCTAATGTGGACGCTGCT AAAGAGTGGAGGGAGGACCCTAACGGTGAATTCAAGAGGAAGGTGGCTCGCTGTGTAAGAAAAAGTCAAGAAATGGCATTTGATTAG
- the rad9b gene encoding cell cycle checkpoint control protein RAD9B, with protein sequence MNCLLERNCVKAFGKAIHALSRIGDDLWLDPMVKGLALRAVSSARSAYACFLFSPLFFQHYSLGSVSEQSGETIKCKIVMKSILPLFRCLTSIERNVERCQISVGTSDDQVMIQFFCRHGITKTHNLRFEESEALQAVFASHLCPNVLKAPARLLADMVMHFPVSQEEITLSMTPLRVSLRNYYEEGNDHMRMMHTEMSLHPDEFDYFQVGVDSDITFCLKELRGLLSFAESHCLPVSVHFGAAGKPVCFSVEHMVLEATVVLATLTDSESRGPSQPAEALAPTTPRCADAAVLPVGSCEADSREPQGVPAVMELIASSQGSPITNAPASVLLLPETDDCNALGESYEACASATVTPASSMICSLLFRALSSEQDNDGCATTIPVLACCSDEEESLQEDNTGSPCL encoded by the exons ATGAACTGTCTTCTTGAAAGAAATTGTGTAAAAG CGTTTGGAAAGGCCATCCATGCCCTGTCCCGGATTGGAGATGACCTGTGGTTGGACCCCATGGTCAAAGGG CTGGCACTGAGAGCAGTGAGTTCTGCTCGATCTGCATACGCCTGCTTCCTCTTCTCGCCGCTGTTCTTCCAGCATTACAGCCTGGGATCAGTGTCTGAGCAGAGCGGTGAAACAATCAAATGCAAAATTGTCATGAAG TCTATTCTACCTCTTTTCCGGTGTTTGACTTCCATTGAGCGTAATGTGGAACGATGTCAGATATCAGTCGGCACATCCGATGACCAAGTGATGATCCAGTTTTTCTGCAGGCATG GCATCACTAAAACCCATAACCTGCGTTTCGAGGAAAGTGAGGCTCTGCAGGCAGTGTTTGCCTCACACCTCTGTCCCAATGTGCTGAAGGCTCCTGCCAG gcttCTTGCTGACATGGTGATGCATTTCCCAGTGTCCCAGGAGGAAATCACTCTGTCTATGACTCCTCTGAGAGTCAGTCTGAGAAATTactatgaggaaggaaatg ATCACATGAGGATGATGCACACTGAGATGTCCTTACACCCAGACGAGTTTGACTACTTTCAGGTCGGAGTGGACTCGGACATAACCTTCTGTCTCAAGGAGTTGAGG ggTTTACTGTCCTTTGCAGAGTCACATTGCCTTCCAGTGTCGGTCCACTTCGGTGCTGCAGGAAA gcctgtgtgtttctctgtggagCACATGGTCCTGGAGGCCACTGTGGTGCTGGCTACACTCACTGACTCTGAAAGCAGGGGCCCCTCTCAGCCTGCAGAAGCCCTGGCCCCTACTACACCCAG gtgtgcaGATGCTGCTGTTCTACCTGTGGGTTCATGTgaggcagacagcagagagccTCAGGGTGTTCCTGCAGTGATGGAGCTGATAGCATCCAGCCAGGGCAGCCCTATCACCAACGCGCCTGCTTCAGTGCTGCTTCTGCCTGAGACTGATGACTGTAATGCACTCGGTGAATCTTATGAGGCCTGTGCCAGTGCCACCGTGACTCCTGCTTCCTCCATG ATCTGCTCCCTCTTGTTCAGGGCCTTGTCCTCAGAGCAGGACAACGATGGTTGTGCCACCACAATACCTGTTCTGGCATGttgcagtgatgaagaggagagtcTGCAGGAAGATAATACAGGAAGTCCTTGCCTCTAA
- the anapc7 gene encoding anaphase-promoting complex subunit 7 has product MNVIDHVRDMAAAGLHSNVRILSSLLLTMSNNNPELFSPAQKYQLLVYHADAIFHDKEYRNAACKYSMALQQKKVLSKTSKVRTSTGGAASNIQAQSLPSEIEVKYKIAECYTILKLDKDAIAVLDGIPSRQRTPKINMMLANLYRKAGQERSAVTSYKEVLRQCPLALDAIIGLLSLSVRGAEVASMTMDVIQSIPNLEWLSVWVKAYAFIHAGDNYRAINTICSLEKKSLLRDNVDLLVSLADVYFRAGDTKNAILKFEQAQMLDPYLIKGMDVYGYLMAREGHLEDVEVLGGRLFNISDQHAEPWVISGCHSFYSKRYSRALYLGAKAIQLNSNSVQALLLKGAALRNMGRVQEAIIHFREAMRLAPCRLDCYEGLIDCYLASNGIREAMGMANNIYKTLGANAQTLTILATVCLEDPVTQEKAKTLLDRALAQRPDYTKAVVKKAELLSREQKHEEGIALLRNALANQSDCVLHRMLGDFLVAINDYQEAMDQYSIALSLDPNDQKSLEGMQKMEKEESPTDATVELDGDDMEGSGEDGDLEGSDSEAAQWADQEQWFGMQ; this is encoded by the exons ATGAATGTAATAGATCATGTACGGGATATGGCTGCCGCTGGCCTACACTCTAATGTTCGGATACTGAGCAGTTTGTTGTTGACGATGAGTAATAACAATCC AGAGCTGTTCTCCCCGGCCCAGAAGTACCAGTTGTTGGTTTACCATGCCGATGCCATCTTCCATGATAAAGAATATCGTAATGCTGCCTGCAAATACAGTATGGCGTTGCAGCAGAAGAAGGTGCTCAGCAAAACATCTAAAGTTCGTACTTCTACTGGTGGCGCGGCGTCTAACATACAGGCTCAG AGTTTGCCATCAGAAATCGAGGTGAAGTACAAGATAGCTGAATGCTACACCATTTTGAAACTGGATAAAGATGCCATTGCAGTGCTTGATGGGATTCCATCCAGACAGAGGACTCCAAAG ATCAACATGATGCTAGCTAACCTGTACAGGAAAGCTGGCCAGGAGCGCTCAGCAGTGACGAGCTACAAAGAGGTCCTCAGACAGTGTCCCCTCGCCTTAGATGCAATCATTG GTCTTCTCTCTTTATCGGTCAGAGGAGCCGAGGTGGCGTCCATGACTATGGACGTGATCCAGAGTATCCCCAACCTGGAATGGCTCTCTGTTTGGGTCAAAGCGTATGCCTTCATACATGCAGGGGACAATTATAGAGCCATCAACACTATTTG CTCTCTTGAGAAGAAGTCTCTGTTGCGGGACAATGTGGACCTCCTGGTGAGCCTGGCAGATGTGTACTTCAGGGCAGGTGACACCAAGAACGCCATCCTCAAATTTGAGCAAGCCCAGATGCTGGATCCTTATCTCATCAAAG GAATGGATGTTTATGGATACCTGATGGCCCGTGAAGGACACTTGGAGGATGTTGAAGTCCTCGGAGGACGATTATTTAATATCTCAGACCAGCATGCAGAACCCTGGGTGATCTCTGG TTGTCACAGCTTTTACAGCAAGCGTTACTCCAGAGCCCTCTACCTGGGAGCCAAGGCCATCCAGCTGAACAGCAACAGTGTGCAGGCTCTCCTCCTGAAGGGGGCAGCACTGAGAAACATGGGTCGCGTTCAAGAGGCCATCATCCATTTCAGAGAGGCCATGCGCCTGGCACCCTGCCGACTCGACTGCTATGAAG GTCTGATCGACTGTTACCTGGCATCCAATGGGATTCGAGAGGCTATGGGAATGGCCAACAACATCTATAAGACTCTGGGGGCCAATGCACAGACTCTGACCATCCTTGCCACAGTGTGCCTCGAAGACCCTGTGACTCAGGAGAAAGCCAAGACCCTGCTGGATAGAGCACTGGCACAGAGACCTGACTACACCAAGGCCGTGGTCAAAAAGGCTGAACTGCTCA GCCGggaacagaaacatgaagaagGGATCGCTCTCCTTCGTAACGCCCTGGCCAATCAGAGTGATTGTGTCCTGCACAGAATGCTGGGAGATTTTCTAGTGGCTATCAATGATTACCAAGAAGCCATGGATCAGTACAGCATAGCACTAAG CCTGGATCCCAATGACCAGAAGTCTTTAGAAGGTATGCagaagatggagaaggaggagagtcCCACAGATGCCACGGTGGAGCTGGACGGCGACGACATGGAAGGCAGCGGAGAGGATGGAGATCTTGAGGGCAGTGACAGTGAAGCAGCACAATGGGCCGATCAGGAACAGTGGTTTGGTATGCAGTGA